The proteins below come from a single Zhouia spongiae genomic window:
- a CDS encoding Nramp family divalent metal transporter — translation MFKWIKNIGPGTLVAAAFIGPGTVTVCTLAGVGFGFALLWAMGLSVISAIVLQEMSSRVGIITHKGLAEVIKEQLPSPFLKKTSVFLILSAIVVGNTAYEAGNISGASLGLEAVFGAGYWTAYPFLIGGAAILLLLAGNYKVLESILIVLVLIMSISFIGAAIMTKPDLIAVLKGITTISFPDQSILTVVALVGTTVVPYNLFLHASLVKEKWNSDKDLKASRTDTVVSIVLGGLVSMSIVIAAAAIDSDTVVSVLDLAKGLEPLYGKTAKYFLGVGLFAAGITSSVTAPLAAAYVADNCFGWKSKLTDRKFRLVWGGIILTGIVLSSLQIKPIKLIQFAQIANGIVLPVIAGFLVWVVNKKEVLGRFTNNKFQNFIAGTIVLIALILGVKSILKVFTLL, via the coding sequence ATGTTTAAATGGATTAAAAATATAGGCCCGGGCACATTAGTTGCCGCTGCTTTTATTGGTCCCGGTACGGTAACGGTATGTACGCTGGCGGGCGTTGGGTTTGGATTTGCCCTTCTGTGGGCAATGGGACTATCTGTTATTTCAGCGATCGTGCTACAGGAGATGTCAAGCAGAGTTGGGATCATTACGCACAAAGGACTGGCAGAAGTCATTAAAGAACAGCTTCCATCGCCCTTTCTGAAAAAAACATCAGTTTTTTTGATATTATCAGCCATAGTCGTTGGCAATACAGCATATGAAGCCGGAAATATCAGCGGTGCATCTCTTGGACTGGAAGCAGTATTCGGAGCAGGATACTGGACAGCCTATCCTTTTCTTATCGGTGGCGCGGCCATATTACTTCTTCTCGCTGGAAATTATAAAGTATTAGAGAGCATACTCATTGTTTTGGTTCTGATTATGAGTATTTCATTTATTGGAGCTGCAATAATGACGAAACCCGATTTGATAGCTGTTTTAAAAGGAATTACCACTATTTCCTTTCCTGATCAGAGTATTTTAACCGTTGTAGCCTTAGTAGGTACTACAGTTGTACCGTATAATTTGTTTTTACACGCTTCCCTGGTAAAAGAAAAATGGAATTCAGACAAAGATCTCAAAGCTTCCAGAACCGATACGGTGGTGTCAATTGTGTTAGGCGGTTTGGTTTCGATGTCTATTGTAATTGCAGCAGCAGCGATTGATTCAGATACGGTTGTCAGTGTTCTGGATTTGGCAAAAGGGCTCGAACCTCTATATGGTAAAACTGCAAAATACTTTTTAGGAGTCGGATTGTTTGCCGCCGGAATTACATCATCAGTAACGGCCCCTTTGGCAGCCGCTTATGTGGCTGATAATTGCTTCGGATGGAAATCAAAACTTACCGATCGGAAGTTTCGTTTGGTATGGGGAGGCATTATCTTAACAGGAATCGTGCTTTCCAGCTTGCAGATTAAACCCATTAAACTTATTCAATTTGCACAGATCGCCAATGGTATTGTATTGCCGGTCATAGCCGGTTTTTTGGTTTGGGTAGTTAATAAAAAGGAGGTGCTGGGCAGGTTTACCAATAATAAGTTCCAGAACTTTATCGCAGGGACCATTGTTTTAATAGCTTTAATTCTCGGAGTAAAAAGCATCCTAAAAGTTTTCACCCTGTTATGA
- a CDS encoding GNAT family N-acetyltransferase: MITLIKTNPNNKDFIKLVKDLDTYLALKDGDEHDFYDQFNKSEGINHVIMAYENGFPAGCGAIKTYDKKTMEVKRMYTIPEYRGKGIASKILKALELWASELSFHRCILETGKRQTEAVALYHKTGYKTIPNYAPYEGIDNSICFEKILILEEL, encoded by the coding sequence ATGATAACACTAATTAAAACCAACCCAAACAACAAGGACTTTATTAAACTCGTAAAGGATTTAGATACTTATCTTGCTCTAAAAGATGGTGATGAACATGATTTTTATGACCAATTCAATAAATCAGAAGGTATTAATCATGTAATTATGGCCTATGAGAACGGCTTTCCGGCAGGTTGCGGGGCGATTAAGACTTATGATAAAAAAACGATGGAAGTAAAGCGTATGTATACCATACCTGAATACCGGGGAAAAGGCATCGCCTCTAAAATTCTAAAGGCCCTGGAGTTGTGGGCTTCCGAACTATCTTTTCACAGGTGTATTTTAGAAACGGGAAAACGTCAGACCGAGGCCGTAGCCTTATACCATAAAACCGGTTATAAAACTATTCCTAATTATGCTCCATATGAGGGTATTGACAACAGTATCTGCTTCGAAAAGATTCTGATTTTAGAAGAACTCTAA
- a CDS encoding GNAT family N-acetyltransferase, translating to MRFLTVLHLNEKEKQELIELWNTVYPDVLQFKSLYEFEKYLSKLKDLKHTLLFDKNNNIKGWFADFSRNNERWFIMMVSSELQGQGYGSRLLDEAKKKFNELNGWVICEHEYKRKDGKPYQSPVSFYEKNDFMLYPDIIFETDVLKTVKMQWVRN from the coding sequence ATGAGATTCCTTACCGTTTTACATTTAAATGAAAAAGAAAAGCAAGAACTTATAGAGTTATGGAACACTGTTTATCCGGATGTATTGCAGTTTAAGAGTCTGTACGAATTTGAAAAGTATCTCTCTAAATTAAAAGATCTGAAACACACCTTACTATTTGATAAAAACAATAATATAAAGGGCTGGTTTGCCGATTTTTCAAGAAATAACGAACGTTGGTTCATCATGATGGTAAGTTCCGAATTACAGGGACAAGGTTATGGTAGCAGGCTATTGGATGAGGCAAAAAAGAAATTTAATGAATTAAACGGTTGGGTTATTTGCGAGCATGAATACAAACGTAAGGACGGAAAGCCGTATCAATCGCCAGTAAGCTTTTACGAGAAAAATGATTTTATGCTTTATCCGGATATCATTTTTGAAACTGATGTGTTAAAGACTGTAAAGATGCAATGGGTCAGGAATTAA
- a CDS encoding DUF2891 domain-containing protein, producing MKLQVLFLTFGMILYGCKDEKNIAAVESNYIEEPIKLTMEEANRLSKLPLECMQIEYPNKLGQTLHDSTDLQSPKTLHPAFYGCFDWHSSVHGHWSLITLLKQFPRLENAEEIREKLRQNITPGNIQAEVSYFKRKGNGSYERTYGWAWLLKLYEELYTWEDPLGKELAANLKPLADVIAEGYMAFLPKLNYPIRVGEHTNTAFGLTFAYDYALTTGNEELKNLIGKRARDFYADDIDCPIRWEPSGFDFLSPCLEEADLMRRVLPEEEFKQWLLSFLPDLINPSFQWETGKVSDRTDGKLVHLDGVNFSRAWCLYGIAATLPEYGHLRSVARTHLIHSLPGIVDGNYEGTHWLGSFAIYALQNAH from the coding sequence ATGAAACTACAAGTCCTGTTTTTAACCTTCGGAATGATCCTTTACGGATGCAAGGACGAAAAAAATATTGCTGCAGTAGAAAGCAATTATATAGAAGAGCCCATAAAACTCACTATGGAAGAAGCAAACCGGTTGAGTAAGCTCCCGTTGGAGTGTATGCAGATAGAGTACCCGAACAAACTCGGACAGACATTACACGATTCAACAGACTTGCAATCCCCTAAAACATTACACCCTGCATTTTACGGGTGTTTTGACTGGCATTCATCAGTACATGGGCACTGGTCATTGATAACACTCTTAAAACAGTTTCCACGATTAGAGAACGCAGAAGAGATCAGAGAAAAACTACGTCAGAATATAACTCCCGGGAATATTCAGGCAGAAGTATCTTATTTTAAGCGTAAAGGAAATGGTTCATACGAGCGAACCTATGGATGGGCATGGTTGTTAAAACTATATGAGGAATTATATACCTGGGAAGACCCTTTAGGAAAAGAACTAGCCGCAAACCTAAAACCCTTGGCCGATGTGATCGCAGAGGGGTATATGGCATTCTTACCAAAGTTAAATTACCCTATACGGGTAGGAGAACATACCAATACGGCCTTCGGGCTTACGTTTGCCTATGACTATGCATTGACAACAGGCAATGAGGAATTAAAGAACCTTATCGGCAAACGGGCAAGGGATTTTTACGCCGATGATATTGACTGCCCTATACGATGGGAACCAAGCGGTTTTGACTTCCTGTCTCCCTGCCTTGAAGAAGCAGATTTGATGCGACGTGTGTTGCCTGAAGAAGAATTTAAACAATGGCTGTTAAGTTTTTTACCAGATTTGATAAACCCTTCTTTTCAATGGGAAACAGGGAAGGTTTCTGACCGTACCGATGGTAAGTTGGTACATCTGGATGGCGTTAACTTCAGCAGGGCGTGGTGCCTCTACGGAATCGCAGCAACCCTGCCGGAATATGGTCATTTGAGATCCGTCGCCCGTACTCATTTAATTCACTCCTTACCCGGGATTGTCGATGGGAATTATGAAGGAACGCACTGGCTGGGATCTTTTGCCATTTATGCATTACAAAACGCACACTAA